Genomic window (Capsicum annuum cultivar UCD-10X-F1 chromosome 10, UCD10Xv1.1, whole genome shotgun sequence):
ATTTGCCCAACTAGATCACTGCGTGAATACACGCATACTGAGCGCGTAACGGTCTGAAATGGTCCAGTTGgacaaatatatgccacaaaaaTACGATAATAAATATTCAAGTAGGGTCATAAACCCCCCGTAAAGTTAAGGTGTATTACAGTAAATTTCGCTTTAGTTTAAATATATTTCTGACTCTTTTTCCGATCCAAACTATATGACTCACACCCTTTGAAAGAATAAGAAGCAAAATTATTGATGTACTCTTTGTTTGTGATAGGTTATGAGTGGAGGAGCTATAtacattatattttatattagaaaactatatagtaataaaaagaaTTTGGAGCCAGGTAAGACAGGTTATCCTATTTATGATCTTAGAAGTGTGAATTAACTGAGACAGGTTGTACTGGACAATATATGGTGAGATTGggaatctttttttatttatagacACATATTTTTGTACCCATTGTACATTTTTCATGTGAGTTTTCTAGAAAATCGtgtttgtaattcttgtatagtAAATTCACAAATATTAGTACTAAGTGGCTTTTGGTGAGAAACGtttaattagcttttaatattgaaaattttagTCCTAGTTTGAATGAATCAGCTTCTAAAGTGAATATCGAACaccattaaaaaatcaaaaaagaaaaaagtctaCTTTGAACAATATCGGTTTCAAATTCTACAAATTATTATGGCAAGTCCTACTGACTGGTGGTTGGATTAGTTGTGTTGTATAGACGGACTGTTGGCTAGTTAAAAAGTCTTATATTCAGAAATGAAGGTGTCGGATCGGAGATGAGGATACTGCTATGGATATGTGCGTTTACTAGGAGAGCTGAGAATCGCAATGAGGATTTCTGAGATAAGGTGGGAGTCACTTCAGTGGAAGACAAAATACGAGACGTGAGGTTTAGAATGTGGCGGAACTAGAAATTTTAGGAAGGGTGTTCAATAAAATAGGATCtcctttgaaaatattaaaacgGTAAAATCAAATTGCAGCCCCTGGAAATCGAATCCGTGCGTGAGTCGCCTTTGACCTTTATTGAATACCTACCACTGCTAAGCTAAATCCATCAAATGAGTTAAGGTTGTTCAATCCTTTATGTTTAACCAAATAGAATAACATTTTACCTATTTACAAGGTATAAATTTTCGGCATAGGTTTTTCACCTGACCACCCTGGATACAAGGTGGCTACACCCACTTGAGATGATTTGAACATGTGATAAGGAAAAGTACGAAAgttccagtgcggaggtgtgagagatTGATTatgagttgattttggagaggtagaggtagactgaagaaatattaTGGTGACGTGATTAGACAGGACATAACGCAGTTGCAACTTTATCAATCAAGGATATAACCTTAGATATGCAGAAAATTATGGAAGACGCGAATTAAAGTAGAAGGTTAGTAGCTAGGAGTGTCTACTTGCTAGATAGGAGGGCTGTCCTTATTAATAATCACAGTACTACGCTTGTTGTTTCTTGTTCTTTGATTTGATTGATGTATGTTGTCTTGGGTAGACCATTGTAGTACTCCTATTATTTAGTGatagtattattatattattatctgCTATTATGTCACTCCTTATTGTTCTCGTATTtctattacatttttttttttagattgtttTTTCCTTGAGTCGAGGGTCCATTAGAAGCAACTTCTCTATCTCATGGATTGCATATACTCTACCTTCCTTAGATCGCACGTTATAAAAAATTACTGGATATGTCATTATTGTAGAATTGTTTGGTGTATTGGATAAGCATAGATAGTTcagagattttttttaaaaaaatttagtacCATTTTATTCCTTGTTTGGTTGCGAATCCTGAGACAAGTTGTACCAAGATAAATTATCTTCGGTAAAGGGTGGaataatgacattaaaattagttatcccaagataaaataatgaaaatgatatttgAGGTTCCtcaaactcattttttttaaagaaaaaactaaataaaagtaCTTTTATAATCTTAGAATTAATGCAATACGTGTTATTTTAAGTAACACAAACGACACATTCAATTAGAAATAATATCATAACAAATAATTTCAGTATAACtaatttcaatataatttatCATCAAACCAAATGATCccttatgtcataatattttgtagttataaGACTTTCTAAAACTAACatttatatgattaaaaaaacttctcattaaaaataaaaaagattaagtTAAATTATTTACAAGTTAAAAAAAGTTTTTATAGAATGCTAAATTATtagtactatttattattatactaataaaagtaaaaattgaCAGTTATGGGCCTTCATATTTTGAAGAATCTTATGTGGGCCCCTATATGATGTTATACTTTTTTTCTCTTGAAAATCTATTTCCATGATCAAatccccccctttttttttcttttctatggTCAAAAGTCTTCTCTTTTTATTCTCTATCCAATTACTACCATTTGAACAAATGATAGCAAAATTAGGTATTCCTATATCATATTTACAGTCgagagtcaaaattttcattaaaaagattaaaaatataaaaattaaatatatagaaaaaaaacaagaaatattGACTTTTTAActatatacatattcaatagGTGGGCTATTAGATTGAGTCGAAAATCTGCGTACATATAAAGGTTTCGATTCGATCTGTGAGAACCTAATTTATCACattgatgtttatttattatcAGTCAAATTAGTGGAAAGTTCCATGATCTTCATGGCAATTAACCAATCTCGTAACAACAAAATACAACATTTATCTTGCACTTTTATTGCAATTTCATAATGACTATTTAATTTATTACTTTTCATATACTTACAAAATTGATAATCAATATCTAggcaattattttttaaatccattttaGTAATTTACTAATAAGTATTCTAAATAAACATCACTTATTTTTGAAGGGATTGTGGAATAATTTTGGCAAAACATGTggtgagaatcttgaattttaCATTCAAATATTGATATGGGGGTtgcaatttaaattttataagcaTGCAAATAGTAATTTCTTGTGTTATtttgtttcatcataataatgTCATATAtgaaaaatgcattgaaaataCGTTTATTAGGTGGAATAgtcatttgaaatttaaaaaatcttCCAAAATCTTTCTAATTAATTAAAAGGTGATAAATTGTAAAATCATTCAATTTTTGTGAGTCCACTAGAACTAGGTCACCTAGTCTATTTCTTATAGGACAATAAATTGAAGTTAATGTAAGTTACCAAATATCTTTGTTCAAAACAACATATTTATGTCATGCACATGTTATATGATCTCTCCTTAATTAAATTGCACTATTTGTCAACTAGCATATGATGCTTTAAATAGTGAACAATGGAAGTGGACCAAATCAAGTAATGTTAAATGctaaatgaaaataataacaagTGGTTACCCTAGCTTATAAGTTCTAGTTTCAGAGGTCGTTCCATGTGAGGTATAAGTTAAAATAACTTTGAAAtaaattgtaaaattattttatctcatgtttggttgaTAGGCTAAGTTAACAAaggaataattaattttgaaattaattattttgagataatttatTCCCAATCAAACGACTCTTTATAGTTTCACAGAACTCATTTAtttttaccaaaatttaaaaaaaattattaaatatctataaatatttaattattaactTATAGGCGCACTTGCAACTAATCGAAGATATGAATACTATAAACAAGAGGATATAGAGGTGGATGATTGGGATACAAAATGAGTAGGTAATCGAGCATTATCTAATTTTTCCtactattaatattattaatcttCTGCTATCTTATTTGTTTTTATTACCTTTCATTTAAGTTTATCGATTATTTGTTATAGTTAtgattttttcttcattatttttagcgCGACTTTTTTACTACTCCCTTAGTCCTATTTTACTCGTTCcaaatttctaatttaatttcttattttactagtcatttttcattaatcaagataagataattttttttctttttttattcttagtattaattattttttctctaaattaaaatataaacatcatttaatgaGAGTAcgataataaagtaatcatgttattaattattttttcttaatcaatatgtaaTATCAAATTAGAACGAGTAAAATAAAACGGAGAaagtattatatttcattttcattGATTTGCTTCTCTTAAGCGGAAGTCTTTTTAGAAACTATCTCTCTATCTCCAAGAAATAGAGGTAAGATCAGGATATACTGTATTCATTTCAAACCTCACTTTATGAGATTTCGCTGAGTATATAATTGTTATCGTTACTTAGGTAATGATCTGTCGAAAATAACTTctctacttttataaaataaaagtatatttttattcaattttatcttttcatttgtaaaactatattgaatatattaaggAAAATGGTATGTTTCTActtgaactatacacgaaattatCGAGATACATCCCAACTTTAGGAGGATTTCACTATTtctaaactaattaaaattatatttttgataactttAATATCTACATGATATatacattttttaatatataCGTGAATCAATAcattaaaaatttacataatcaCACGTATGTACCACGTAGGCATTAAGTTCTCACTTTTGTACCACCATGCACCTGCTCAAGATACGGTAATCACACAAGATTTTCACACCAGGAAAAAGGTATCACTGCTGACATCACCTGTATCTTTTGGGTGGATTTCGTGGGTCCCACTTTTCctacaccccaccccaccccctactCTCTCCACCTTCCAAAATACCAGACCCCTACTTTCCCTTTTCCTTCCAAGCTTGCTTTCCTTCAATACTTTAACattatttctccattttattttacttaatttttatataaaatgtaaatatttctcctattttattttatatgatattctttatttaatacttttcatttcgaaataagtgaattgttagggtatttattagtgttttaaaataagtaaatcattgatttttttttaaaaatttgtccttatgatttgacaaccaattaacttttgaaaatttattaCAAGGTCAACCTTttcatttttggggcaaaaatagaaagttgtgttaaatttatgtctttaatgttttttccttgaTATGTATGCCAAAatcaaacaattcatttattataaaacggagggagtacaatatttcaaaaaaaaaaaatcatttttgatatttattatattagcataatcaataaaattattatcatATAATCAGGTAGGTCACGAGTTCAAACTTTGAAAATAAGTCTCTTGTACAAGtgcaaaataaaattatgtacaATACATTCTTGGGGTGAGATTCTTTTCTGAATCTTCCGCGTGGcgaaaattttagtatattaaactttttttttacatttataatccaaaataatttttgaatatttatacgGTTGTAAATAATTTCGTTGAGGTTAAAAAGtagtatattttaaattttttttgttaattgtaACAAAATGATATTCTTTttgacatattaaaaaataaagtgtgtcatgtaaaataaaatcaacgGAGTATTTCATTTCACCTTCCATTTTAACATGGTGGAATAACCCAAAAGATGCTTGTACTTAGCTCAAATTGTCAATTAAACTCTTTTACTTCTAATTTTGTCAActaaaatttagaatttcaaaagattattaatatatatatttaattattaaaatatatatctaattttttttttttaaatacatcaaatatcaaataatataaaagtgAGTAAATgacataatatttattttttgtcccATATTACTGCTCCAATAGCTAAGAATCATTTTCCTCATCAACCAATACAATATAAGTAGCAAGCCCCATGTTCAAAGATTTGTAATCTTTTTTacaaatctcaatttttttttaaaagaaaatatattttccactttttttattttattgaactttCCCATTGCTTGCCttgtaattcaaaaaaaaaaaaaaaaaaatcatcttggAAATTTGGAGAGATTTGGTCAGATCTTGCTTTGTGAGTTGTGGagattttgttgttatttttactTCTATACAAAGGCAATAACTTTCCCCTTTTTCTTCAACAAACTCAACATATTCTTTTCTAAGAATAATCAAGAATCCCATCATAAAAAGAAaccaactttttattttcttcttatttgaaagctttgtgttctttttttttcttttttcatttttgtggaAAAAATTTGGAGCAATGGGAATGGCAGCTACAGAGTCACAGTTCCATGTTTTAGCTGTTGATGACAGTGTTATTGATAGGAAGCTTATTGAGAGGTTGTTGAAAACTTCTGCTTGTCAAGGTAATAATGTCGAGCTAAGATTTTGAGTTTATGAGTTTGGAATTCTAGGAAAACATGTTTTTCTAGGTGGTTTTGAGTTTATGAGTTTGGAATTctaggaaaatatgtcttttagGTGGTTTTGAGTTTATGAGTTTGGAACTCTAGTAAAACATGTTTTTCTAGGTGGTTCTGTATTAGTTGTCATGTTTTTATTTGCTGTtgtattttctcatttttaactatTTTGATTTGATGTACTTGAGTTGAGGGTGTTTCGAAAACAAGGGGTGATGTTGTTGTGGTCTACCAGGTTGTTTTTGTATTAGTTGTCATATTTTCTTGTTCgtaattattttgatttgatgcACTGGAACTGAGTGTTTTTCTGAAACAATCTTTCTATCTCTACGAGTTAAGGTTTTCatacctcacttgtgggattgtGTTGGTTACGTCGTTGTTGCATTTTACTAGGTTCttgataattaaaaaattacaaatttgTTATTTGAGTCAAAGTTATTGAATTCTATCAAATGCTGTCATGTATTTCAAGGCAAGGACATTTAATTTATGgatttttagttttggtattgatttttctttttgtatgtgTTTGTGTTTGTTATTCTTGCAGTTACAACAGTAGATTCAGGAAGTAAAGCTTTAGAATTTCTTGGTTTACAAGAACATGACAAGAATCAAACAAATCAACCTTGTGTTACTCTTGATAACCATCAGGTAATTAGTTAATTTTCTTTGATGAAGTTTCCACAACAAGTGAAAAAGACAGTTCGGTGCACTTAAAGCTCCCGTCTGGGGAAGGGCCGGACCGCACGGGTCTATTGTTCAGCATAAAATAATTGaactttttgttgtttattgGATTTGCAGGAAGCTGAAATCAATCTTATTATCACAGATTACTGTATGCCTGGGATGACTGGTTATGATTTGCTCAAGAAAATTAaggtatattttttttcttgaaaattagtTTAGAGCAAAATTTTAGTTGACCTTTCTGGGGTACTTGTTTATTGCTTTGTTTTTAGATcttgtgtttaattttttgtaattagCAGTTTTGATTTGTTATGTGAAAACAGGAATCTTCATCTCTGAGAAACATACCAGTGGTCATTATGTCATCTGAAAATGTTCCTTCAAGAATCACTAGGTAAGAACAGAACAATTGAATTAATctcttgtgtgtgtgtgtgtacaaaataatcaattttttatcttcttttatggGAAGTAGGGCAGCTCGGTGCACAACACACCCCCGGTTAACACGATTTGGGGAAGGGCCACACTCTAGAGGTGTGATGTAGACAGCCTACTTTAGCTGCTTCCACTGCTTGAATTCATGACCTGTACTTCACATGGATGTACCATAGAGGCGTGATGTAGACAGGCTACCCTAGTTACATCCATGGCTCGAACTTGTGGCCTGTAGGTCACATGGAGGCCCTAGTGGACACTTATACGGCTTGAACTCGTGACCATAGGCCAAGAGGTGTGGCGTAGATGTGGCCGCTTCTATAGCTCGAACCCACAGGGATGTGATGTAGGCAGTCCAttctaatgcaagcattagttgtTGTTCCCATGGTTCGAAACCTTGACCAATAGGTTACTCAGAGACGACTTTACCATCGTTCCAAAATTTTGCGTCTGAACTAATTCAACTGCGTATTGATTTTAACAGATGCTTAGAAGAAGGCGCAGAAGAATTTTTCTTGAAGCCAGTAAGATTATCAGATGTTAACAAACTCAAACCCCATATGATGAAAACCAAATGTAAAAGTCACAAACAACAACAACCTGAGACAATCATCACAGAAACAAATCAAGAATCAATAGACATTGCATATGTTGTTCCACCACAAGTACCACAAACAGAATCAGACAACACagtactacaacaacaacaacaatcacaaGCCAATagtaacaacaagaacaagagaaaGGCCTTAGAAGAAAGTCTATCACCAGACAGAACAAGACCAAGATTCAGTAGCCTTGCTGCTATTTAATCTAATGATGATGCATATAttataaaagttttaaaatttgccAAAGTAACTCTTATAGtagtatttttaggttaattcttttttgtattttgttatataatgttttctttttcttgttactTACATGACATGGATAATACAGTATTAAAGTGACATGTAAAAGGTCTATACACATTTCACATGGAAAAGTTTCAGCCAGTTTTGCTTACTCTTTAGGCTAATAATCTAAGGAGGGACTTACATTATGTGTTTGCTTCTTGTAAATAGACAAATAGTATACATAAcataaaagtttttttaaaaaaaaattagttccCACACTTTTTCACAATATTATTGACCCTGTTGCCAATTTTTCCTCACTTTTTCTCTAGCATTCTACGTGGCATTTCATGTCCTATGTGTATTATGTGATATAGGACGTGTGTTAGTAATCGGCTATCGTGCCTTGCGACATTTAACTATGGTGTTCGATCACCTCCTTAACGTATTATAAGTGAAATTATGTCCCCTTTTCTTGCCCCTTGACTAGTTCCATTGTCGAGCATGTATTAAACGCGCTCCACCTAAGCAACACGTGGTTGCCACATCAATGCCACGTCATTTAAAATCTGTCATTTCCTTTTTTCCACCACCATTAGAGACATATAATGAGCAAATGAAGGATTGagagggattttattttatttcttaaaagtaAAGGCTCATACGTGCTTagggcaaaaaaaaaaattttgccGCGTCAAATTTAAAAAGGAAtattaatttcactttaaaatagtttaaagcGAAAGCAAACTACTTTCAAggtcattttatttaattttttcctttctttttttggggTTTGTCTTTTTCCGAGTGCTTACGTTAGGAATATGAAAAAGAACTTTCAAATATTAATTTCTTAGAAGAATTAGTGGTACAAACTTTGACTAAAAGTTCTATTGTTTACTTTGTATAAAGTGATTAGcttcttcaaaatcttttttctttactaAAGAGAGATTTTGGTTAACTTTTCAAGATAGCTATTGATTGGTTGAATAAGTTTTGCTTTTATGGTTGAAAATAATAACCTTTTTTTGGCCTTTTTCTTCTAATGGATTATCTAATGCTCAagtcaaaagaaattgaaaataccctccttttttttttcgCAATAACTTGAAAGTGCTCCTATCATTTTATTAGTAAAGCGGGTTACTTATACCTAAATTAAAAGATACTTATCATGAAAAGATAATAGTTTCTATTTGTGTTACTGGTGAGTGATCTTCACTACACATTTCTTTTTGACTATTTAAACCTTGAAGCATTCAGATATCGAAGAATCAAAAACTTTCAAGATATCATTGCTTGCAAAATTGACTAATTAAAGATTCATGCCCAtccttgtttattttattttaaaagtgattAGCTACCTCAAAATCGTCTTTTCTTTAAGAAAGATTTTGGATGGCTGAAAATAAATATGGCCTCTTTTGCCTTTTCTTCTAAAAGATGATTTGATGCTAGAGTCAAATAGaactaaaaatatctttttttatttatttatttatttatttaaataaatgagGTCACATTTTGAAAGTGTGGAATGTACAACACTAAcatatattatagttttgaatCCAATATATCATAGATGATTATTTATTCTGCCTCAAACCATCCTCGTATACACACTCAATCTAGCTATTGTTAAGCTCATCCACCTATTCTATCCCTAGATCCGTACTTCTGATAaaacaaagaattttttttttaaaaaataaattattaaaaatttggtCAAACGTGTATTAGAAAGAATAACTAGGATCAATTTCGTCATATTTTCTTGTTCCAATTGAACACCGTCTCATATCATCAGttaatattttgtttgatcaATCTTATTGGAGAATGCTACCATTGTTTGTTATGGGCTACTATGGGGCTCAAACAAGTTCAGTATTTGCATCTTTGAGCTACAAACTTTGGATAACTTGAAGAAGACAAAGtggaaaaactcaaaataactagTTATAATGAGCATGAAAGGGCAACACTAAATGAAATATATTCgagtatgaatatttttttttatattttttttaaaaatgatcatgaataataataataataataataattaaaaaaaaaaaaaaaagacatcgTAGAATGTCCTTACATCACTCCTTGCATGAAAATATCCATCGTGAACAATATGTTAGTAGGGAGAATCAATCACTTTCTACTTTCTAGTATTTGATTATGAGTAAAGTTTAGAGGTATATTATAATCGCGAAAGAGAAGGGtgagaataaaaaaaaaacttatatagGTATCAATTGTTAAATGTAAGTGTAATTTTCACATATCTTATATAAGTGTAAATAAGGTAATTGTATATAAATCTCCAATATAAGTATTACAATTAAtaacttgataaaaatgaaaacctgataaggtaataaaataatttggtaaaaatgatcatattttgtttatATGTAAAATTTTGACATATATTATAGTAAgttcaataacatttttattgagTTACAAACTAAATCTATTATAGAaatctatttatattgttgccATATATAAATAATCTGATTGtgcatatatttttatatgaccattaccaaaatatgaaaaatctgAGTGTCAAATATAGAGAAACTTGGAAAGTTGTTAAAGAAAATTCTTAAAATTATCAAACTACTTTAAAAAAATGTTAACATTTTTATTAAGTTACAAACTGAACTTATTCTAGAAATTTATTAATATTGTTACCATATATAATTATGTGAAAAAATCTTAGTATCAGATATAAAAAACTTGGAAAGTTGGGGagtacataaaataaaaataatcttaaaatcaTTATATTAAGAAAAggtaatatatttattaaattacaaACTAAGTAGAAATTTATCTATATTGTTACCATATAATAAGTAAtctgatgatatttttatgaaactgttaccataaatatgaaaaatgtatgtatcaaatataaaaaaaaacttctaAAATTAGAGAaagttgattaaaaaaataattctataaaatcactattggaaaaaaataatatttttataaaattacaacCTAAACTTATTATAGTAATTCATTGTTATCATTACCATATCGACTATTGGTTTCATTAGTTGCCTATCCTTTATCCTTTTCTCTGCTCTCGAAGATCCTGGACAGTCAATGTTGTTAAATGAAGTAATCTGattgtgtaaatattttactaGTTATCTATCATTTTCTCTGCTCTCGAAGATCCTAGACTGTCAATGTCGTTAAATAAAGTAATCTGATTGTGTAAATATTTCACTAGGTGACTATCATTTTCTTTGCTCTTGAAGATTTTGAACGGTCAATGCTGTTGAATGAAGTAATctgattatgtaaatttttttttttaaccttgttaccataattatgaaaaatctaAGTATCAAATATACAAAACTTGGAAAGTTGAAGGGctaataaggaaaaattataaaagtaataAATGATAAAAGTCACTATTGAAAAAGATAGGTAACTGTCGTAACTGTTTCTATTTTGTCATAGGGGTCAATTCATAATTTCACTATAATACAAGGACCTCAAtgaaaactatatatataaactcAAAAAAGTGTCTGTATAAGAATTTGTCCTTCGGTGATCTGTTCGAAGTgtaaaaaaaaagggagaaaaaaacgAGGAAGCGGCGGCGACGGCAGCGGTGATCGGAGGCGGATACGGCGGTGAGTTTTCCGATTTCCCTTTTCCAGTGGTATCGTTGTAGCTGCAAAAGTTTTGTTATGGAATTCGATTAAtttgttgaagttttttttttttgtttttttttttatg
Coding sequences:
- the LOC107843885 gene encoding two-component response regulator ORR9 — protein: MGMAATESQFHVLAVDDSVIDRKLIERLLKTSACQVTTVDSGSKALEFLGLQEHDKNQTNQPCVTLDNHQEAEINLIITDYCMPGMTGYDLLKKIKESSSLRNIPVVIMSSENVPSRITRCLEEGAEEFFLKPVRLSDVNKLKPHMMKTKCKSHKQQQPETIITETNQESIDIAYVVPPQVPQTESDNTVLQQQQQSQANSNNKNKRKALEESLSPDRTRPRFSSLAAI